A window from Cryptomeria japonica chromosome 1, Sugi_1.0, whole genome shotgun sequence encodes these proteins:
- the LOC131857568 gene encoding uncharacterized protein LOC131857568: MIEQPTTEAQPSSATTTTTTMTTTTPTTTTTSSARKTPTTTSTASVEPNVTTMPPPLVTTMVTPPSVVSHMPMLAMTPTTKTIIIHNVDLDSDQVEVEPTLKKEKQQGEAGEMGQTQDVEHDERLVLTPQDVENLLKDIIGGEAEQQGPEPTKDFNKQLSERLE, translated from the exons ATGATAGAGCAACCTACTACAGAAGCTCAACCATCAAGTGCCACCACCACCACTACTACCATGACTACCACCACTCCTACCACCACTACTACTAGCTCTGCAAGAAAAACACCTACCACCACATCAACTGCATCTGTTGAACCGAATGTGACAACAATGCCTCCACCTTTGGTCACAACAATGGTCACCCCACCTTCTGTTGTTTCACATATGCCTATGCTTGCAATGACTCCCACAACAAAGACAATAATTATTCATAATGTGGATTTGGACTCAGACCAAGTGGAGGTTGAGCCAACACTAAAGAAG GAGAAACAACAAGGTGAAGCGGGGGAAATGGGACAAACACAGGATGTAGAGCATGATGAAAGACTTGTTCTCACTCCACAAGATGTGGAAAACTTGCTGAAAGATATCATAGGTGGAGAAGCAGAGCAACAAGGACCAGAGCCGACCAAAGATTTCAATAAACAACTGAGTGAGAGATTAGAATAA